In the Benincasa hispida cultivar B227 unplaced genomic scaffold, ASM972705v1 Contig123, whole genome shotgun sequence genome, one interval contains:
- the LOC120068866 gene encoding protein CCC1-like, protein MATSSTEVVIGGREKEEKGKKKRPNETRWSGEVAKSVVYGGLDAIVTCFSLIASISATRHTAVDVLVLGFANLIADGISMGFGDYVATTTERTISAEERAATEWDVDNLPQHHRDLLLQHYQSLGMDFHDASTVVNIMSKYKRIMVEEKKGMAGPPNESEHRPWKNGVATFGSFLLFGCIPLLSFIILIPFTDNESVKFGGACILALLALVLLGIARAKIAATNYGFSIALTVLNGAIAAAAAYTLGWALRNVGGVEDDDTHIELYKISGV, encoded by the exons ATGGCAACATCATCGACGGAGGTAGTGATCGGCGGCAGAGAAAAGGAGGAGaagggaaagaagaaaagaCCAAATGAAACGAGGTGGAGTGGAGAGGTGGCGAAAAGTGTTGTGTATGGAGGACTGGACGCCATTGTCACATGTTTCTCTCTCATTGCTTCTATTTCCGCTACCCGCCACACTGCTG TGGACGTGTTGGTGCTGGGATTTGCAAACTTAATAGCGGATGGGATATCAATGGGGTTTGGAGATTATGTGGCCACCACCACTGAGAGGACTATTTCTGCCGAGGAGAGAGCCGCGACGGAATGGGATGTGGACAATCTCCCTCAACATCACCGCGACCTCCTCCTCCAACACTACCAATCCCTTGGAATGGACTTTCACGATGCTTCTACA GTTGTGAACATAATGTCGAAGTACAAACGCATTATGGTGGAGGAGAAGAAGGGCATGGCGGGGCCACCGAACGAGAGCGAACACCGGCCATGGAAGAATGGTGTGGCGACGTTCGGGTCCTTTCTATTGTTCGGATGCATCCCTTTGCTCTCCTTCATCATTCTCATTCCTTTCACCGATAACGAGTCCGTTAAGTTTGGGGGAGCTTGCATTCTAGCCTTGCTTGCACTTGTGCTTCTAGGTATCGCCCGAGCAAAGATTGCTGCCACAAACTATGGATTCTCCATTGCCTTAACCGTGCTAAACGGTGCCATTGCGGCAGCAGCCGCGTACACTCTTGGATGGGCTTTGAggaatgttggtggagttgaagACGACGACACACACATCGAGCTTTACAAAATTAGTGGAGTTTAA